Genomic window (Oryza sativa Japonica Group chromosome 3, ASM3414082v1):
CACATTTTAGTGGAAGGACATCATTTCAAGACCAGGAAAGTGCTCACTACAGTCCACGGCGTGAAACTTTCACTGCAAGGAGGGGAAATTACCCTAAGAAAGATTCTTATGATGGTTTTGTGACTGTGACAGTCaggccatcttcgagaggccGGACTAACGATTCACCTTGGGCATCAGAAGAGTACCATCATGGAAGGGCTCCAAGGTGGGATGCACCAAGGGAGAACGATAGGTTTGACAAGCAATCTGACTTTGACACTGAGTTTTTTAGTAGCGACAGATTTGGAGATCCAGCTTGGCTGCCCAGTAGTTCACATGAGGGCCCCAATCGTCACCAAGGAGAGAAGATGTTTCATAGCTCTGAGGATAATGAGTTCCCTTTTACAAGGCCCCGTTACTCGATGCGGCAACCACGTGTACCCCCACCCCCAGCTGTGGCCAGAAGTACGGTTGGTCCTTCCACTCAACATGCGAATTCTTCTTTTGTGGAAAGTGGGTTGAGAGAGAGTTCTAGTAGGGAAGAGCATACTATGCAGACCGAATATGGACGTGTATACCAAGAGGCATCTCACCAGCATGGGACATCAGCTGAAGGCATTGTTCTAGATGAACAGCAAAATGGGGATAGGGAAAACCCTATATTGGGCTCACAATCTTCTCTGTCTGTTTCGAGCCCTCCTAGTTCACCTCCACATGTTTCACATGATGAGATGGATGTTTCTGGTGATTCACCTGCGTTGCCAACTTCTGCTGATGGTGATCGAACTGTGATGTCTGACATTGACCATGCGGCTTCAACCTTAGATGCAGCCAACACAAGCAGAATCAATACCTCAAGCACAGTTTCTCACTTGGAGGATGATGAATGGCCAAGTGAAAATAATGAAAATCGTCAAAAGCAAGATGAGTATGACGAAGAAAGCAATAGCTACCAGGAAGATGAAATCAATGAAGGTGACGATGAAAATCTTGACTTGGATGATGAGTTTGCAGAGGGGCATAGTACACATATAGAAATGGAACCGGTTATACTTGGATTTGATGAGGGTGTACAGGTTGAAATCCCCCCAAATCCTGAGGTTGAGTTAGTATCCATGAAGAACACACACTCAGGTGTCATGGAGCAGCAGGTGGGCAGTAGTTCAGTTTGTCCTTCTGACTTGGTTACTGAAGCAGAGAAGGCACTGCGGAATTTGGCTCTTGATCAAATAAATGCTTTGACAGATGAAACTAACAATGAGCCATCCAATAGCTTAGTAGCATCTGCGCCAGGCTCCAAGTTACATCAAGCACCTTCCACTGATCCTATTATGCCACCAGCTTCAGCAGTTAGTGGCCGGAGTGAAGTCCCTGTCAATCTCCAGTTTGGTTTATTTTCTGGGCCTTCTTTGATACCAACTCCTGTTCCAGCCATTCAGATTGGTTCCATTCAAATGCCTATAAATCTCCACAACCAGATTAATCCATCCCTATCTCAAGTACACCCTTCACCAGCTCCATTGTTCCAGTTTGGCCAGTTGAGGTATGTGCGCCCTATTGCCCAGAATGTTCAGTCGGTTTCTCAGGCGATGCCTTCAATTCATTCATCTGCACCAGCTCCTTATATATTGAACCAGTATGGTTCAAGTGGTCTCCCAAATGAAATTAATCAACACACTCACCAGAATATCCCAAGAGAGGCAGCTCAGTCCAGCTCTATTGAGAAATCTGTGGTGTCTGCAGCCAATCTTTCCTTTATGTTGCAGCattcagattctcagaagcttgGTGCACCTGCAATCAACCAGATGGTTGATGCAGAGGGATTTCACAACCTGCTGGATAGATCTTCCCTGGGGGAAAACATGTGCAGAGTTTCAAAACCTGAAAGTCACAGGAATCATGATATCTCTCTGAAGAGGAATTACAGACCTACTTCTAACAACAGAGAATCTTCTCAAGTTAATTCAGATGCAAAAATTGTGAGTGGTCCAAAGGCTCCAGGTGCTGTACCTGGTGGAAGAGGGAGAAAATACGGTTATGCTGTCAAGGAATCTAATATAAGGTCAACAAGTTCAGTTGACCATTCTAATAAAGATTCAAGAGGATTACAGAGGAGGTCTCGTAGGAACATAAGAAGAACTGAATTTAGAGTTCGGGAAAATGTCGAAAAGAACCACATTCAAGATGAGTCATTTAGTCACAGTGAGCAGAACGAGAAGCCATATTCCAATGGAACAGCAAGAGAAATTCCTTTGAAAAATCCAAACAGAAGGGAAGGTGATAAGTCATTTAGGGCTAATGAAGCAATCGATCTTAGTGCAGGTCCAtctacatgtgctaattattacagcaagacagagagaagTACACACAAGGCTCCATCTTACGAGAGATCTCATAGTGGGAACAAGAAATCGAGAGCAGGTGGTGCTATCCCTGAAGGAGATGTTAATGCTTCATCACAGGCTGCAGTTGCACGTGTTGTTAGGCAGCAGGGCATCGAAATCCCTGTTGATGCAGATGGTTTTATTGAAGTAAGGTCTAAGAGGCAGATCATGAGTGTCAGGAGAGAACTGAGGGAGAAAGAAAATAGATCCAAGATGAGGATAGCAAAGGTGCCCAATTTTTATGTTTTACATACTTGAAACCTTATAATATTCTTGTCTTCCTTAAACTAATGCTTTGGTATTGGCTGAACCAGGCTCCCCGCAAACAGCATCAAGTTTCTCTGCACAGTTCTAGTAGTCCAAATTTGAACAAGGGAACTGTTTCTTTGGCAGAACCTGCAAAGAAAGCTTCTTTGGATTCTGTCATGGCTGTTGAAAGCAGAATCATTGACCCTGCTGAATCATCTGTTGCACTAAAGGGTGATAAAGCTTCCATGACACCCATAGGGCAACCTTTGGTCAACGCAGAATCTCATACAAACTACTACGCAAAGAAGTATGTCTCTTAATCATGTCTATGCTATTTATTTGTCAGGATTCTTGAGGTTTTTATTCACAAAACCTATACAGGCCTATCAATAGCCAGCCATCCTCAGATGCGGTCAATTCAGGAAAGCTCGTGACAAGCCTATCTGAAGAAAACAATAAAACGATGCCCATTAGCACTCCATTTAACATAGGCACCTGGGATAATTCACAATTAAACCAGcaggtattttttttacaatcgTATTCATGTTCATATGGTGCATGCCGTTATTCTTTTATTGGGACAAACATTGCTTCCAGTTGTTGATCATCACTTCATTTGTTCCCATTAATCTCTTTTGAGAGTTGAAATGATAACAGTACTTTTATGCAAACAAATAGTTCTACATAGTGTATAGATTGCCTTTAGGAACCTATATTTTGTTGTTTGCACTGGCTTCAATTTTCATACGCAAAATAATGTTCAGACAACACTACGCTATCTGTATGTTATGTGAGACCAATACATTTTATTCCCTTCTAAAACCTCCTGATGCTTAAATTTGTGTACATGGATGCAAGCTAGACCATCTTCGTATTTTCTGTACAAATGATGGCAACTTAACTACTTTGCTTACAGCAGTAGAGCTAGAGGAAAAATACTCTCTGAAAAGTGAAAGCTTAATTGAATAGCTTTATCATTTTTTCAGTCTCAGTGTTCGATTTATAGCCATGATAGTTGTACTACTCTTACTTCTAGTTGTAAAATAAAATGCACCAGCTTTGGTCTCTACCATCAAAATTATTTTGCCTTCTGCCATGTGTTGAAGACATGGAGGTGCAAAGTTTTCTAACAAATATTGATTTATCTATAAATACAGACACTCTGCATCTTGGTTTGTGAAAATTGTTTTCGTCTCTAAGAGATAGCATTATCATCCTTTGTCCATCCATCTGTAGAGAGATTATTATTTTTGCCAGTTTGACTGATCCCTGGGATCTCAGTTAGCGTGCTCTGTGATGACAGTGTCAGTACCAGAATACTGTCTGCCCTCCTGCCCCACTTCTTTCCTCAATGATGCCTCATGCTGACGTATCCCTTAAAACTCCCACATGACCTATTGGCCTTGCTATtggttttgtttcttttcttgttcTCCATGGATGTGGAGAGGAGGCAAATGAAGCTTTCCGTCTTGATTGAGGATGGCCAGAGCTGAACTATGACACCTTGCACCAAGAAAAGGCATTACACATATGaacagatgatgatgatggaaaCATGTAGAGAATCAGAGTGGTGATGCCACAGCAAACTGGGGATATAGTtgcctttcaaaaaaaaactacatctTAAATCTGGTAAATGTGCATGAGCTCAATGGGATTCAGTGGAACTagcaaaaaagaaaactgcACTAGAGAAGTGATGGTAAAAGAaactttggaaaaaaaatttgtttgTCTTTTGCATACTTGCATTATCTGTTCTTACTAAAATGTGgatattttataattatattgtatgCAATATGATTTTTTGGCCACTTGTGTATTCTAGGTTATGCCAttaactcaaactcaacttgAAGAAGCTATGAAACCAGGGAAGTTTGAACAAGCTGGTTCTGGCTTTTCTTTGGAGCCCAACAATGCTCTGTCTCCCACACTAGGTTCTGAAAAAACATTCCCTTCATCTGCTAGCCCTATTAATTCCCTTCTTGCCGGGGAGAAGATTCAGTTTGGTAAGCACTTTGTATTAGCTTGTAGAATGTTTCCTGTTGCTTGACTGATGATAATGAAATTAAAAACAATATTCAGGAGCAGTTACCTCACCAACTGTACTGCCTCCAGTCAGCCGAACTATTACAAGTGGGCTTGGTCCTCCAGGTTCATCTAGGCCTGATATGAAGATTCATCGCAACTTGCCTGGTGATAGCAATAGTACTGCCATTTTGTTTGATAAGGAGACGTCTACAACAAAGGAACCATCACCAAACTCCGATGATGTTGAAGCTGAAGCTGAGGCTGAAGCAGCTGCCTCTGCTGTAGCTGTTGCAGCTATTAGTAGTGATGAGATAGTTGGATCTGGAGCTGATGCAACGGCAGCTTCTGCTTCAGACAACAAAAGTTTCGGCAATAAGAATCTTGCTGGATTAGCATCAGGAGGTATGATCTTTCGGCTTTAGTTATTTGAATTGAAAATTTAGCCTCTGTGCATGCAGATGTATTTGATAACACTGAAGCAATTGCAGGTCAATCATCCACAGATGAACCACTCAGCGTCGCTCTTCCAGCAGACTTGTCAGTTGATACTCCACCAATGTCCCTGTGGCACCCTCTGCCAAGTCCACAGGCATCAGGACCGATGCTTTCTCAATTTCCTGGTGCACAGCCATCCCACTTTTCCTGCTTTGAGATGAACACAATGTTAGGAGGGCAGATTTTTGCATTTGGACCAAGTGATGAATGTGCTGGTTCTCAGGTTCAGCAGCCTCAAAGAAGCAATGCTTTACCTTCAGCACCATTGGGAGCTTGGCCACAATGCCACTCTGGGGTTGAGTCATTTTATCGTCCTCCCACTGGGTTTGCTGGTCCTTTCATTAGCCCTGGAGGGATACCAGGCGTACAAGGTCCTCCACATATGGTGGTCTACAATCACTTTGCTCCTGTAGGGCAGTTTAGTCAAATGGGACTTGGTTTCATGGGAACCACTTATATTTCTGGTGACAAGCAGCCTGACTGGAAGCAAAACCAAGGACCTCCGGTTGTTGGTGTTAGCCAGAGTGATCCAAACAACCAAAATATGGTACCTGGTCAAGTAAGCTCGCCCAGTGTTCCTACTCCAGTACAGCATCTACGCCCAACCTCCATCATGCCAATTCCATCTCCACTGACCATGTTTGATATTGCTCCATTCCAGGTATGACATAATGGTCCCACATCGTGCCATGCATATAGAGCTGAGTTGATTCATGCTTTATGCTTGTACGTTACATTGTTATTTACGCATAAGTAAAAGATACATTACTGAGATCTGAAAGTGTGCTACATTATTGAGAGTTGAATATTTATTGTCACCCTTCTATTTTAattttcctcctccctctctctctctctctctgcttttCTTTATGGCAAGAAAATTGAAGTTTTATATCTATCAGTTTGATGGTTAAACAATTCACATAGTCATTAtcaataaatttgaaaaatggaaaTTGCTATCCTACTTGAGTTTGTATATAGGTACAGATGGTCAAATTCACGATtctttctttatatatatactagaaaaaatgcccgtgcgttgcaacggatgaaggttattttaatcttattattgttatatggtttattaATATGAAATTCACTGTAAGAATTcgattggatatatatatatatatatatatatatatatatatatatatatgtagaaaatcatgagctgcaattaggtgtcctttctgtatttccaaaaacaaacgaacttaaaaaccgacttaaatacggatatgtatttccaaaagcaaacgaaattaaaaaccaactcatacACGAATGACGTTCTAAAGTaacggcaaaaacatcttcaatttttatgatagtagagataagataatGTGACAGCATGCTTTTTCCATTTGCATTTTGAACTAACCTCAACACATTG
Coding sequences:
- the LOC4333036 gene encoding uncharacterized protein isoform X1; its protein translation is MSHPGKFVSVNLNRSYGQPAPSHHGARPSRPSASSGGGGGGGGGGGMVVLSRSRGSSVSKPQPPKLSVPPPLNLPSLRKEHERFDGAAAAAGGGAASAPVRSGAPTAGWTKPAPAVEKPLPPASVLLPGGGPRPPPYGFPEKAAAAAVVLRGEDFPSLKASVAPPPPPPAQRHKDADGVRVATPETRPPLGMRPQVTPSRAAEPLSSTGGTGTGDHVSAEKAQRNDLGPLPLVRLRYDSDWADDERDTGLTLPERDSRERGFGRSEPAVAGRDIYGGMRDPFKKEPFVKDLIASSKEGGQDAAWRSPMSSQQDRERTDGRPYSAGRGSSAQSSYRESMNGDASKDSWNTSREPGVRVYGQNGAEPYRNARVGETPGERYGNISNNWYRGNPFQNSFVSKVQPFPGNKGPLNNEPPANFGREKRLTGTPAKPLIEDGGFDSITAVNLSAIKKKKEAAKPADFHDPVRESFEAELDRILRLQEQERQRVLEEQARAREIVRKQEEERERLIREEEERQRLVEEEARHAAWLAEQERLEAAKRAEEQRIAREEEKRKAAIEEERRKEGARKKLQELEARIARRQAESNIRDGDLASCINDELLPGAVKDKDVPQSANTDDRHDFDRMGERVNTSASSESSSNNRYNDIVPRVHTLRDGHSSLVDREHAHFSGRTSFQDQESAHYSPRRETFTARRGNYPKKDSYDGFVTVTVRPSSRGRTNDSPWASEEYHHGRAPRWDAPRENDRFDKQSDFDTEFFSSDRFGDPAWLPSSSHEGPNRHQGEKMFHSSEDNEFPFTRPRYSMRQPRVPPPPAVARSTVGPSTQHANSSFVESGLRESSSREEHTMQTEYGRVYQEASHQHGTSAEGIVLDEQQNGDRENPILGSQSSLSVSSPPSSPPHVSHDEMDVSGDSPALPTSADGDRTVMSDIDHAASTLDAANTSRINTSSTVSHLEDDEWPSENNENRQKQDEYDEESNSYQEDEINEGDDENLDLDDEFAEGHSTHIEMEPVILGFDEGVQVEIPPNPEVELVSMKNTHSGVMEQQVGSSSVCPSDLVTEAEKALRNLALDQINALTDETNNEPSNSLVASAPGSKLHQAPSTDPIMPPASAVSGRSEVPVNLQFGLFSGPSLIPTPVPAIQIGSIQMPINLHNQINPSLSQVHPSPAPLFQFGQLRYVRPIAQNVQSVSQAMPSIHSSAPAPYILNQYGSSGLPNEINQHTHQNIPREAAQSSSIEKSVVSAANLSFMLQHSDSQKLGAPAINQMVDAEGFHNLLDRSSLGENMCRVSKPESHRNHDISLKRNYRPTSNNRESSQVNSDAKIVSGPKAPGAVPGGRGRKYGYAVKESNIRSTSSVDHSNKDSRGLQRRSRRNIRRTEFRVRENVEKNHIQDESFSHSEQNEKPYSNGTAREIPLKNPNRREGDKSFRANEAIDLSAGPSTCANYYSKTERSTHKAPSYERSHSGNKKSRAGGAIPEGDVNASSQAAVARVVRQQGIEIPVDADGFIEVRSKRQIMSVRRELREKENRSKMRIAKAPRKQHQVSLHSSSSPNLNKGTVSLAEPAKKASLDSVMAVESRIIDPAESSVALKGDKASMTPIGQPLVNAESHTNYYAKKPINSQPSSDAVNSGKLVTSLSEENNKTMPISTPFNIGTWDNSQLNQQVMPLTQTQLEEAMKPGKFEQAGSGFSLEPNNALSPTLGSEKTFPSSASPINSLLAGEKIQFGAVTSPTVLPPVSRTITSGLGPPGSSRPDMKIHRNLPGDSNSTAILFDKETSTTKEPSPNSDDVEAEAEAEAAASAVAVAAISSDEIVGSGADATAASASDNKSFGNKNLAGLASGGQSSTDEPLSVALPADLSVDTPPMSLWHPLPSPQASGPMLSQFPGAQPSHFSCFEMNTMLGGQIFAFGPSDECAGSQVQQPQRSNALPSAPLGAWPQCHSGVESFYRPPTGFAGPFISPGGIPGVQGPPHMVVYNHFAPVGQFSQMGLGFMGTTYISGDKQPDWKQNQGPPVVGVSQSDPNNQNMVPGQVSSPSVPTPVQHLRPTSIMPIPSPLTMFDIAPFQSSTDIQMQPCWPHMPVAPLHTVPLSVPLQQHPMDGTAAAQFVHNIQVDNKASSNNRFQEPSASVVPADNSKNIPNASATQFTDDLGLVEQPASTSSNAQTVQPSFARVGMISNEVPNSAKVMGRSSNTPNVNPGIATGVSNSNGSQVASMPSKPHQSSSSSGQQYQHQVNNQDRRSRVTQKTGAVNEWQRRSGYQGRNQNSGSDKNLGTGRMKQIYVAKSSSASGHAPSG
- the LOC4333036 gene encoding uncharacterized protein isoform X2, whose amino-acid sequence is MSHPGKFVSVNLNRSYGQPAPSHHGARPSRPSASSGGGGGGGGGGGMVVLSRSRGSSVSKPQPPKLSVPPPLNLPSLRKEHERFDGAAAAAGGGAASAPVRSGAPTAGWTKPAPAVEKPLPPASVLLPGGGPRPPPYGFPEKAAAAAVVLRGEDFPSLKASVAPPPPPPAQRHKDADGVRVATPETRPPLGMRPQVTPSRAAEPLSSTGGTGTGDHVSAEKAQRNDLGPLPLVRLRYDSDWADDERDTGLTLPERDSRERGFGRSEPAVAGRDIYGGMRDPFKKEPFVKDLIASSKEGGQDAAWRSPMSSQQDRERTDGRPYSAGRGSSAQSSYRESMNGDASKDSWNTSREPGVRVYGQNGAEPYRNARVGETPGERYGNISNNWYRGNPFQNSFVSKVQPFPGNKGPLNNEPPANFGREKRLTGTPAKPLIEDGGFDSITAVNLSAIKKKKEAAKPADFHDPVRESFEAELDRILRLQEQERQRVLEEQARAREIVRKQEEERERLIREEEERQRLVEEEARHAAWLAEQERLEAAKRAEEQRIAREEEKRKAAIEEERRKEGARKKLQELEARIARRQAESNIRDGDLASCINDELLPGAVKDKDVPQSANTDDRHDFDRMGERVNTSASSESSSNNRYNDIVPRVHTLRDGHSSLVDREHAHFSGRTSFQDQESAHYSPRRETFTARRGNYPKKDSYDGFVTVTVRPSSRGRTNDSPWASEEYHHGRAPRWDAPRENDRFDKQSDFDTEFFSSDRFGDPAWLPSSSHEGPNRHQGEKMFHSSEDNEFPFTRPRYSMRQPRVPPPPAVARSTVGPSTQHANSSFVESGLRESSSREEHTMQTEYGRVYQEASHQHGTSAEGIVLDEQQNGDRENPILGSQSSLSVSSPPSSPPHVSHDEMDVSGDSPALPTSADGDRTVMSDIDHAASTLDAANTSRINTSSTVSHLEDDEWPSENNENRQKQDEYDEESNSYQEDEINEGDDENLDLDDEFAEGHSTHIEMEPVILGFDEGVQVEIPPNPEVELVSMKNTHSGVMEQQVGSSSVCPSDLVTEAEKALRNLALDQINALTDETNNEPSNSLVASAPGSKLHQAPSTDPIMPPASAVSGRSEVPVNLQFGLFSGPSLIPTPVPAIQIGSIQMPINLHNQINPSLSQVHPSPAPLFQFGQLRYVRPIAQNVQSVSQAMPSIHSSAPAPYILNQYGSSGLPNEINQHTHQNIPREAAQSSSIEKSVVSAANLSFMLQHSDSQKLGAPAINQMVDAEGFHNLLDRSSLGENMCRVSKPESHRNHDISLKRNYRPTSNNRESSQVNSDAKIVSGPKAPGAVPGGRGRKYGYAVKESNIRSTSSVDHSNKDSRGLQRRSRRNIRRTEFRVRENVEKNHIQDESFSHSEQNEKPYSNGTAREIPLKNPNRREGDKSFRANEAIDLSAGPSTCANYYSKTERSTHKAPSYERSHSGNKKSRAGGAIPEGDVNASSQAAVARVVRQQGIEIPVDADGFIEVRSKRQIMSVRRELREKENRSKMRIAKAPRKQHQVSLHSSSSPNLNKGTVSLAEPAKKASLDSVMAVESRIIDPAESSVALKGDKASMTPIGQPLVNAESHTNYYAKKPINSQPSSDAVNSGKLVTSLSEENNKTMPISTPFNIGTWDNSQLNQQVMPLTQTQLEEAMKPGKFEQAGSGFSLEPNNALSPTLGSEKTFPSSASPINSLLAGEKIQFVTSPTVLPPVSRTITSGLGPPGSSRPDMKIHRNLPGDSNSTAILFDKETSTTKEPSPNSDDVEAEAEAEAAASAVAVAAISSDEIVGSGADATAASASDNKSFGNKNLAGLASGGQSSTDEPLSVALPADLSVDTPPMSLWHPLPSPQASGPMLSQFPGAQPSHFSCFEMNTMLGGQIFAFGPSDECAGSQVQQPQRSNALPSAPLGAWPQCHSGVESFYRPPTGFAGPFISPGGIPGVQGPPHMVVYNHFAPVGQFSQMGLGFMGTTYISGDKQPDWKQNQGPPVVGVSQSDPNNQNMVPGQVSSPSVPTPVQHLRPTSIMPIPSPLTMFDIAPFQSSTDIQMQPCWPHMPVAPLHTVPLSVPLQQHPMDGTAAAQFVHNIQVDNKASSNNRFQEPSASVVPADNSKNIPNASATQFTDDLGLVEQPASTSSNAQTVQPSFARVGMISNEVPNSAKVMGRSSNTPNVNPGIATGVSNSNGSQVASMPSKPHQSSSSSGQQYQHQVNNQDRRSRVTQKTGAVNEWQRRSGYQGRNQNSGSDKNLGTGRMKQIYVAKSSSASGHAPSG